ATAATAAACGTCTTTTGGGAAACCAGCTAAATCTACAATTCCGAAATACGAACTAATAGATGGCCACTCATAAGGAGTTGGTTCACCAATATAATCGAAACCAGTCCAGATGTACATTCCTGAAAGGAAATCATGTTTTTTGATTACTTTCCAAGTAGCTTCGTGTGTAGAACCCCAAGGCGCCTGCACTTGATCGTAAGCTGATACTGTATTGCCTGGATTTCCTTCTGTGAATTTTAAATCCCATCGTACTGGCCATTTTTTAATATCATCGGACTTTACATCATAATATCCACGAGTTTCCAAAGCTGAAGTTGTTTCGGTAGCAATGAAAGATTTTCCAGGGAAATTCTTTTGATGATACTCATAAGTTTGATGTGCATAATTGTAACCAATAATATCTAAAACACCAGATTTTGCTATAGAATTAAAATACGTTTTAGCCTTATCAAATTGCAAAGTTACTTCGTCAATATTCATGTTAACTGGCGGATTCATAGCTGCCGTAATTGGGCGAGTTTTATCATATTGACGGGTGATAGCAACTAATTCTTTTGCAATTGTAACTCCTGTTTCACTCCATTGTTCTGGAATTTCATTACCAATACTCCATATAAAAACAGATGGGTGATTGCGATCGCGAAGCAATTGATCGATTAAATCTTTTTTATGCCATTTGTCCCAATCATTAGCATAATCATATTTTGTTTTGGTTTGTTTCCACATATCAAAAGCTTCGTCCATAACGATGAAACCCATTTTATCACAAAGGTCTAAAAGCTCAGGAGCTGGTGGATTGTGCGAAGTTCTGATTCCGTTTACACCCATCTCTTTCAAGATTTCCAACTGACGTTCGATAGCTCGTGTATTAATTGCAGAACCTAACGGACCTAAATCATGGTGCATACAAACTCCCTTTATTTTAACTTGTTTTCCATTTAAAATAAAACCTTTGTTTACATCAAATTTGAAATCTCTGATTCCGAAACTGGTTTTATATTGATCAACAATTTTATCATCAACCGAAATTTCGGTAACTGCTGTGTACAATTCTGGTTTTTCAACAGACCATAAAACCGGAGATTCTACCTGTGTTTCCTGTTTGATTGTTTGATTTGCGTTTGCAACAATTGTTATATTTTGGGTAACCGAAGTTACTTTAGTGTCTTCTTTGAAAATAGTAGTAGTTACTATTGCTTTTTTTGAAACTGAGTTTTGATTTTGAATCGTAGTTTCAAGATTTACTGAAGCTTTTTCGACAGTAACTTTTGGAGTGGTAACATAAGTTCCCCATTGCCCCACGTGTAATTTATCTGTGGTTTCTATCCAGACATTTCTAAAAATTCCTGAACCAGAATACCAACGTGAGTTCGGTTGTTTTGAATTGTCAACCTTAACAATTATTTCGTTGTTTTTGTCTCCATAATTTAAATATTGAGACATATCATATTGAAAACCAATATATCCATTTGGACGTTTACCTAAATAATGTCCATTAATCCATACTTCGCTGTCTTTGTAAACACCATCAAAAATGATTGATGTTACTTTTGTGCTGTCAGCTGCAGACACTTTAAATGTTTTTTTGTACCAGCCTAATCCGCCAGTAAGCGCTCCGCCTCCATAACCTGCAGGACTTTTTTCGTCAAACTTTCCTTCGATACCCCAGTCATGAGGAACATTTAAAGTTCTCCAAACTGTTGCATTACTGATAGTATCTTTATCTTTTAAACTGTCATTTAAATGAAAACTCCAATCATTATTGAAAGTTACTTTTCTAGAACTAAAATCTGTCTCATTTCTATTGCATGACGCCGTTAAAATTGTAATCACAAAGAGAACTAATCCATGAATAAAATTGCTTAAATATTTCATTTTTATAAAATTATAATGTCCTTAAGTATAATTAAAGTACCGATAAGTATTAACCTACCGGCACATTAAAATATTTTTTTAATCTATATTCTAATTTTAAATACCTATTCTTTTTGAATATGCAATCAAGAGTAGTATATGACTACTAACTCTTGATAACGCATAATCTCAAATAAATTTCTATTCAAAAATTAAATGAATTCTAAGCTTATTTTACTACAAAATGATAAATCATATAATCTTTGTCTGCTCTAATCGCAAGGATAGCCAATGTGGTTTCAGTAAGTTCTACAATCTGAACATTAGTAAAACTAAATGAAGAACTAAAGTAGCTTGCCTCATTTGGATGCAACATTTCTGTTCCTCCGTTAAAACCAATTCTGTCATTTGTTGAACCTTCTGTCAAACTTAAATTGAAGGTTCCTGTTTTAGTTTGTTGTACAGTACTTCCAGTAGCTGGATCTGTTTGTTTTACTGAAACATTATAACCTCCGTTAAGATCAAAAGTAATTTCTCCCCAATCTTTATTTTCCAAACCTGCCCAAGAAATATCAGAAAGATTTGGCCACCAACCATGACCACTTACGGCAATATTTTGATAAGATGCAGGTTTTCCAAGAAATTCTAGAGGTGCGGTCATATACATAACCCATGTTTTACCATTAACTCCATTAGTTAGTAAATTCCATCTTGGATCGTTAAATAAACTTGTATCATTTTCAGCAACTGTTATTGTTTTTGTGGAAGTCACTGACCCCCCTTGTTCAAAAACTCTAAGGCTTATATTATACGTACCAGCAAATGGTAACGAAATAGTAGTTTCACTCAAATTAGAATGTCCTAACTCATTGCCTTTGCTATCAGTATAACTCCAATAAGGAATAACACCCGGCGTTAAATTTTTCAACTTTACAACATTCCCTCCAGGATTAGTTACAAAATCCTGCGTAACATCAAAAGCTACATCCGATTTATCCATCGTATCGTCTAGAGAATAGGTATCAGGTGAACAAGATGGCACTAATACTAGTACCATTAACATCAAAAATGATGTAATTAATAATTTAGTCTTTTTCATTTTTTTAAATTTTTAGTTAAAATTACCAACCAGCATTTTGCTTTAAAACTCCACCAGATAAAGTGATTTGAGTATTAGGAATTTGTTGAAGTCCCTTTGTAGCTTGGATTTTAGCAGCCGTAATAGTTTTTGTACCAGCAACTCCACCACTTAATAAGGTCGTAGTTTCTGCAATAGTTGAAGAAGCTATACCAATCCCTTGACGCAATAAATCCCAATATCTAACACCCTCAAGAGCAAATTCTAACTGTCTTTCTTTCATTATATTATCTTGAGTTACTGGTAAAGTTGTAAAACTAGCTTTATAGGCTCTTTGTCTAACTTCATCAAAATAGGCTTGAGCATTCCCACTTCCTAATTCGGCAGCCATTAACAAAACATCTGCATATCTAATTACAGTATAATCTTGAAATTGGCTGATATCCCAAAATGCACTACCCATTTTAATAGGAAGTTCTATTCCATTCTCATCAATCATTGGAGAATATTTTTTGTTATAATACCCAGTATATTCTCTTTGACTGTTTAATTTGTCAAATGGAATATTTTCTTCAGCTACACCAATTACAGTTGCAACTCTTCTTGTATCATTAACATCGTAAGCATTCCATAATTTTGAATTTACGGTTACTCCCCAACCATGAGCATAAGGATAAGAAGAAAACTCTCTCATTCCAAACATTATCATCCAAGCATTACCATCAATATTTCCGTTATAATCACTAGTGTATGTATATTTTATAGAAAACACATTTTCTTTATTACTTTCTCCAGCATAATTAGCAACTGAAGCTGCTGGCCATAAAGTAGAAAAATCATCAACTAGACCATGACCACTAGAGGTAATAACATCTTCTAAATGCCCTAGAGCTTGAGCTTTAGTTACCACACCAACTAAATCATTTTTCCCATAATATCCAGTATAATACAAATAAACACGTCCTAATAAAGATTTTGCAGCCCACTTAGTAGCATGTCCATTAACTGTAGCACTGTATCCTGTCGAAGGCAAATTATTTGAAGCAAATACTAAATCTTCTGCAATAACTTTATAGACCTCATCTGGATCAGCTTGTGGAATATTTTGAGCAGAAGGTACTGTTAGTAAAGGCACATAACCCCATAAACGTACCATTTCAAAATAAATATAGGCTCTTATAAACTTAGTTTCAGACTCGTAAGTATTTCTTAAAGCTGTATCCCCTTTCCAATCAATTTGATCCATTTTCATCAAGAAAACATTACAACGATAAATCGCTTTATAATAAGCAATCCAATTAGTATTAAGCATATCTACTTCAGAAGGAGCGCGGGTTATATCAAACTCGTCTATTGCTGCATAATCATAACCATCTGAAGCACCAGTTCCACCAAAACAATCATCAGACATTATTTCACTGATCACTGGAATTCCCTTTCCGCTAGCACCTGTAGCTACTTGTAATCCATCATAACAACCTGCTAATGCTGAAACAGCATCAGCTGTAGTTTTGTAAAAGTTTGTATCTGTTTGTTGCGTTAGAGGTTCTGTTTCTAAACTACAAGAACTCAGGCACAATAAACTCAAACAGAAAATATATAAATATGTATTTTTCATTATTTTATTTATTAAAGTTTAACATTTAATCCCATCATGAATGTTCTTGGTCTTGGGTAGTATCCTACATCAACACCTGAAGAAAATTTTTGATCATTATCTGAAGACCCGAATCCAATTTCAGGATCCATACCATTATACTTTGTAAACGTATATAGATTTAATACTGAAAAGTAAAGTCTAAATTGGCTTGCAAAAAATGGTTTTGCTTGTTTCATTTTTGCAAAATCATATCCTAAAGTCACTGTACTGATTCTTAAGAAATCACCATCATGAATATACAAATCTGTGAAATCTGTGAAATTTTTATTGTCTTCTGTAACTCTTGGCATTGTATTAGAAGTACCCTCACCATGCCAACGGTCTAATATAGCTGTTGTATAGTTTCCATAAGTACCTGATTGATTTCTATACGATTGTACAATTTGGTTTCCTGCTACACCATTTGCCATTGCAGTAAAATCAAAACCTTTATAACTAGTCGATAAAGTAAAACCATATGTAAAATCTGGATTTGGTTTTCCAATTTCTGTTTTATCAGTAGCATCAATTTTATCATCTCCATTAGTATTTACCTTAATAAGATCACCAGGAGCTGCACTAGGTTGTAAAACTACCCCGTTTGCAGATTTATAGTTATCAATTTGTTCTTGATTTTGAAAAACACCTCCAGTTTTATATCCCCAAAAATAACCTAACGGATGCCCGTTTTCTGCTCTATAAAATTCACCAGAATTATCATAAAGCTCAGCGGTCAATCCGTGAATAATTCCTCCCTCAGCAGGTATTTTACCCACTTTGTTTTCATTATAAGCACCATTTGCACTAACGCTATAATTAAATTCTCCAATTTTATTTTGGTATTGTAATGACAATTCCAAACCTTTATTAACTACATCTCCACCATTAATATAAGGAGCATCAGCACCTGCAGTAGCCAATACTGGCGCTAAAATTATCCAATCTTTATTTGTTTTTTGGTATGCATCAAAAGTAACACTTAAGGCATTATCTAAAAATTTAGCATCAAAACCTAAATCAATTTGTTCTGAAGTTTCCCATTTCAAATCAGGATTTGCTAATCTATTAGGATAAGCTCCAGGTGTAAGAGCATTTGCACCTTCAACATTACCAAAAATATAATTAGTATAATTTGTTTTTATTGGTGATAAATATTGAAAAGCCCTTGCATTTTGATTTCCAACTTGTCCCCAGCTCGCTCTTAATTTAAGAAAATTAATTGCTTTAGAATCTTTCAAGAATCCTTCATTTGATGCAACCCAACCAGCAGATACTGAAGGAAAATAACCCCATTGGTTTTCCTTAGAAAAAACAGAAGATCCATCCATTCTAAAGGTAGCATTAATCAAATACGTTTCTTTATAATCATAATTTAATCTTCCATAATAAGACATCCTTTTAGTCTCACTTTTTTGACCATTCAATGAAATTTTAGACCCATCTTTATTAGTTGTATTATCCAACCAAGCGTGATCTAAATCACTATAAACTGCGTCCGCATTTGTAGTCGCCATAGAAGTTCCATCGTAATTAATAGAAGATGTACCCAGCATCGTTTCAAAATGATGATTTTCAGCAACATTAAACTTATAAGTTGCTAAGTTGTCCCATGTAAGGGTTTTTCCCTTATTCATGCTTTGAAAAACTTTATCAAACCTACTAAAAGCATAAATAGATAATTGATATTCTGGAGAATAAGAATGATTCTCACCAGCATAATAGTCAATACCCAAAGTAGTTTTAACCGTTAGATTCTTTATTGGTTCAATTTGCAAATAAACATTCCCTAATAATTTTTGATTATTAGATTCATTTTGATTGTTATAAACCATTGTTGCATAAGGATTTGCAACACCATTTAACCAAGGTTCTGCACTTGTAGTATTTGAGGTATCAAAATAATTACCATTCTCATCATACATTGGCAATAATGGTGTTGTTTGAAAAGCACTTCTTAGAGAGTTATTATATTGATTACCAACACCAATACCATTTTTATCAATATAAGCAAAACTTAAATTTTCACCTAAAGTAACAACATCCTTATATAATTTATGCTCTGAATTGAATCTAAAATTATAACGCTCATAATTTGATAAATCTTTACCTCCTACAACTCCTTCTTGTCCTAAATAAGACAATGAAGTAGAATAAACGGAATTATCTGAACCACCTGAAGCACCGAATGCGAAATTTTTAGTGGCAGCATTGTCAACCAACATTTGATTCATCCAATCTGTTCCTTTTCCTAATGAGGCAATTTGAGCATTAGAAAAATAAGGAGCTCTACCTGAGTTTACTGCTGCTTCATTTAAAATAGTAGCATACTCTGTTGCATCTAATAAATCTACCTTTCTAGCTACCGATTGTAAACCATAATATTGATCAAAAGTAATTTTCCCTGCTTGACCGCGCTTCCCTTTCTTTGTTGTTACCAAAATAACCCCATTAGAAGCTTGCGACCCATAAATAGCAGCAGAAGCAGCATCTTTTAAAACAGAAATATTTTCAATATCAGAATTACTTAAATAAGATATATCACTTGTAAGTATCCCGTCTACAACATAAAGAGGGCTACTACCCGCAGTAGAACCTACTCCTCTAATAACCACGTTCAAACCTTCTCCTGGTTGCCCTGAAGTAGAAGTAATTTGAAGTCCGGCAGCTTGTCCTTGAAGTGCTTGAAGTGCATTTGCAGTATTTGTCTTTGCAAGAGCTTCTCCACTAACCTGAGTAACAGCATTTGTTACCAATTTTTTCTTCATTGAACCATATCCTATAACTACAACCTCTTTAAGGTCTGCTACTTCGGTTTGTAAAGAAACATTAATTGTGTTTTGGGGTCCTACGGTAATCTTTTGGGTTCTAAATCCCATAAAACTTACTACCATTATGTCTCCCGTTTTTGCCTCTAATTTGTATTTTCCATCGAAATCAGTCGATGTTGATGTTTGTGTTCCTTGAATTGTAATAGTAGCACCAGGAATTGCCATGCCATCTCCTGTCGATTTTACATTTCCGCTTACAGTTCTAGATTGCTCTTGAGCAAAACCAGACTGCAACGAAAATACAGTAAGCAACAGCACCATGCAAAACTGGAGCATTGTTGGTTTAATACAGTAATTGCTTTTCATAATAATTAATAATTTGGTTAAATTTGTTGTTAGTAATTTTTAATCTAATTAATACGCATTCGAAATAATTTGTTCAAATAATTCTTGTCTACCACTAATTGGTTTAGGCTCTCCGTTTGCACGTGCAATAACACTTAGATCTTCCAAAGAAAATTCTCCTTTTTCGAACTTAGCACCATTTCCAGCGTCAAACGAACCGTAACGTTCAGAACGTAATCCTTTATAATTTGTATTCTTTAAAATATGATCTGCACAGATAAGACCTCTGGCAAAAACATCCATTCCAGCAATATGTGCAATGAATTTATCTTCTATATCGATTGAGTTTCTTCTTACTTTTGCATCGAAGTTTATTCCACCACCTTGAATTCCACCACCTTCTAAAATAACCAACATAGATTGTGCAATTTCAAAAACATCAACAGGGAATTGATCTGTATCCCAACCGTTTTGGTAATCACCACGATTTGCATCAATACTTCCTAACATTCCAGCATCAACAGCTACTTGTAATTCATGTTCGAAAGAGTGCCCTGCAAGCGTTGCGTGATTCACTTCCAAATTCAATTTGAAATCATTTTGAAGCCCGTGTTTATTAAGAAATCCTAGAGTTGTAGCCGCATCAAAATCATATTGATGTTTCATAGGCTCCATTGGTTTTGGCTCAATAAGGAAAGTTCCTTTAAATCCTTGTTTGCGAGCATAATCTCTACAAATAGTCAAGAAACGTCCCATGTGATCAAGTTCTCTTTTCATATCAGTATTCAAAAGACTCATATATCCTTCTCTACCTCCCCAAAACACATAATTCTCACCACCTAAAGCAATCGTTGCATCAATTGCAATTTTGGCTTGAGCTGCTGCATAAGCTACTACATCAAAATTTGGGTTTGTAGAAGCTCCATTCATATAGCGAGGATTGCTAAATAAGTTTGAAGTTCCCCATAACAATTTGATTCCACTTTCTTCTTGCTTGATTTTTGCGTAAGCAACCAAAGCTTTTACACGTTGTTCAAACTCCTCCAAAGTAGGAGCATCGTCTACCATATCAATGTCATGAAAACAATAATACGGTATACCTAGTTTGGTCATAAACTCAAAAGCGGCATCCATTTTATCTTTGGCACGCTGAATAACATCTTCGCTTTTATCCCACTCAAATGTTTCTGTTCCAGCTCCAAAAGGATCTCCTCCTTTGTTACATAACGTATGCCAGTAAGCCATAGAAAAACGTAAATGTTCTTTTAAAGTTTTACCAGCTACTACGCGATTGGCATCATACCATTTGAAAGCTAATGGATTAGTACTTTCTCTACCTTCAAATTTTATGGTATCGATGTTTTTAAAATACGGTTGTGTTGTTGTTGTACTCATTATTATAATTCTATTTTAATATTATTTTTCCATTCTTGGTATATTTCCTGATACTGGGAAGTCAGCATAGGATTAGGCTCAACTCTTTCTATACATTTTAAACCTTCAAAAGCCTCTTCCAAAGAAGCATAATAACCAAAACCATAAGCTGCTCCTCGCGCCGCTCCTTCAGAACCAGAAGTGTTATATAATTCTAATGTAGTTTGTGTAGTATTGGTGAATATTTCTCTAAATACAGGGCTCAAAAACAGATTTGCATTACCAGCTCTTACTATTTCACCAGATGCTCCCACCGATTTCATAACATCAAAACCATAATTCATAGCAAACACAATTCCTTCGCAAGCCGAACGGATAAGATGACCAGATTGATGAATATTAAAGTTTAGATTTTGAATTCCTGAATTGACATTTTTATTATTAAAAATACGTTCCACCCCATTCCCAAAAGGATAAAAACGCAATCCATTACTTCCTGCTGCTACTTTTGCCGCTTCGGCATTAAGAGAATCGTAAGCGATTAAATTGGTTCTATCTACAGACATAATTTTACGCAACCATTGGTATAAAATTCCAGAACCATTGATACATAACATTACGCCGTTATTTTTTTGACTTTCAGTATTATTGACGTGTAAAAAAGTATTGATACGATTTTCTTTGTCATAAACATCCTGATTACTCACAGCATATACTACGGCCGAAGTACCAGCTGTAGTAGCAATTTCTCCTGGTTTTAATACATTCAATGACATAGCGTTATTAGGTTGATCGCCACCTCGGTATGTAATTTTAACGTCTGAATTCAATCCTAACTCTGATGCTACATCAGCATGAATTGTAGCTTGATATCCAAAGTTGGGTACTATTTCAGGGATTTTATTTAGAGGAAGCTCCATAGCCTCCATAACTTCGGTTGCCAAAGTTCCTTTTGAGAAATTCCACAAAGCGGCTTCCGATAAGCCCGAAGTACTTATTTGTGCTTTCCCTGATAGTCTTGCAGCTATAAAATCGCCAGGAAGCATCATGTAAACCGCTTTTTGAAATACCTCTGGTTCATTAGTTTGAACCCATTTTAATTTGGAAGCTGTAAAATTCCCAGGAGTTCCAAGAATTTGTTGCTGACAGGATTCATGACCCATTCTATCATAAACTTCATTTCCAATACTTGCCGCTCTACTATCACACCAGATGATAGAGGAACGAACAGGATTTATATTTTCATCCGTTAAAACCAAACCATGCATTTGATAGGCAATCCCGATTCCAACAATCTTTTTTAAGTCTATATGCTGTTTTGCACCAAGAATTTGAATACCATTTTTTACGTATTCCCACCACTTATTTGGATCTTGTTCAGCCCATCCAAATTTGGGAGCTATGATATCCATTTCAAATTCAGGGACAGTTACCGAGGCAACAGTAGTTCCCTTATCTGCATCAAATACCGATAATTTTATAGACGAACTCCCTAAATCGATTCCTAAAAAAAACATAATCTTAGTATTATATGAGTAGCTTAATATTGTTTTTCATACTTTTGGTCAAACAAACCATAACGTTATGGTTAATTTGACTACAAGTGTACAACGTTTTTTTGATATTAACAAAATATTGAGATTAAATATTTGTTATTGATAAAAAAAACGGTCAATATTTATTGATTTCTATACTAGTAAGGTCTTTTAAAATAGAATTTATAGCAACTTTAAGTACTTATTGAGTCTGATTGTTAGTTATTTAATACCAAACAAATCAAAAAAGTATTAAAAAAGCACTTTAACACATAGTTGTAATTATTTTAAAGATTTATTAAGACAAGTACTGTAGCTTTTAAAAAAAAAATTAATTTAGTACCAAATTTCACAATGTAATGGGAGAAAAAAATAACGAACAGGATTTGATACAAATGACAGAGCAATCATCCATGAATGCCGTTTCAATTGACTGTGTTATATTTGGGTTTGACAACGGAATTCTAGAAGTCCTTTTGGTAGAACATGGCGAAGGTATTAGTAAAGGAAAATGGGGCTTACCTGGGGGCTGGATAAAAAAAAGAGAAAGCACCGATAATGCAGCTCATCGATTACTAGCTGAACTTACAGGAATGGATCATATTTACCTTGAACAGCTAAAAGCCTTTGGAGAACCAGATCGTTTCCCTACAAGAAGGGTTATTACTATAGGTTATTACGCTTTGGTAAAAAGAGAAGATTACGACATTAAAGCTGGTTTTACAGCTTCGGATGCAAAATGGTATAGAATTAATGAGATTCCAAAATTAATATATGACCATAATGAAATTCTTGACTATAGTATAAAAAATCTTCGCAATAGAGTACGCCAAGCTCCATTAGGTTTTAATTTACTACCAGAAAAATTTACTTTACTACAACTCATGCATTTATATGAAGAAATTCTAGGAATTGAGATGGATAAATCTAATTTCCGTAGAAAAATTCTACACATGAAATTGTTAGTTGCATTAGATGAAAAGCAAAAAGATGTTTCGCATCGTGCAGCGCAATTATATAAATTTGACCCAGCAATTTATGAGAAGCTGACCCAAAAAGGATTTAATTTTGAGTTTTAAAAATTTACTTTAAAAACAAAATTTATATTTTCCATTCTAAAACAACAAAACTAAATTGATAATCGAAGTAGCCACAGAAAACAAGAAAATAGCAGTCGACGGTATCACAATCGATTGTGTAATATTTGGTTTTAATAAAGAAAGTCTAGAAGTTCTTTTAGTTCAGCATGCCGAAGGTGAAAGTATTGGGAAATGGGGACTACTTGGTGGATGGTTACAAAAAGAAGAAAGTTCAGATGATGCTGCTCAACGAATATTGTACGAGCTAACTAGTATGGATAATATCTATTTAGAACAATTGAAGGCTTTTACTAACCCAAAACGTGTAGTCGAAAGAAGAGTAGTTACCATCGGTTACTACACTTTAATAAATAGAGAAGATTATAACATAAAAGCCAGCTTAACAGTAAGAGAAGCAAAATGGCACAAAATTAATGACATTCCTGATTTAATATTTGATCATAACGAAATTTTAGAATTTAGTTTAGTACACTTACAAAATAGGGTTCGTCAAGCTCCTATAGGCTTTAATTTGCTACCCGAAAAATTTACTTTATTACAACTCATGCATCTCTATGAAGAAATATTAGGCATTGAATTAGAAAAATCAAATTTTCGTCGAAAAATTCTACACATGAAATTATTAGTTGGATTGGATGAAAAACAACAAGATGTTTCACATAGAGCAGCAAAATTATATAAATTCGACTCAGAAATTTATAAAAAGCTAACCCAAAAAGGCTTCAACTTTGAGTTTTAGTGTAAAAACTCAATTTACAACTTAGCAT
The Flavobacterium sp. 5 DNA segment above includes these coding regions:
- a CDS encoding FGGY-family carbohydrate kinase, with the translated sequence MFFLGIDLGSSSIKLSVFDADKGTTVASVTVPEFEMDIIAPKFGWAEQDPNKWWEYVKNGIQILGAKQHIDLKKIVGIGIAYQMHGLVLTDENINPVRSSIIWCDSRAASIGNEVYDRMGHESCQQQILGTPGNFTASKLKWVQTNEPEVFQKAVYMMLPGDFIAARLSGKAQISTSGLSEAALWNFSKGTLATEVMEAMELPLNKIPEIVPNFGYQATIHADVASELGLNSDVKITYRGGDQPNNAMSLNVLKPGEIATTAGTSAVVYAVSNQDVYDKENRINTFLHVNNTESQKNNGVMLCINGSGILYQWLRKIMSVDRTNLIAYDSLNAEAAKVAAGSNGLRFYPFGNGVERIFNNKNVNSGIQNLNFNIHQSGHLIRSACEGIVFAMNYGFDVMKSVGASGEIVRAGNANLFLSPVFREIFTNTTQTTLELYNTSGSEGAARGAAYGFGYYASLEEAFEGLKCIERVEPNPMLTSQYQEIYQEWKNNIKIEL
- a CDS encoding NUDIX domain-containing protein, translating into MGEKNNEQDLIQMTEQSSMNAVSIDCVIFGFDNGILEVLLVEHGEGISKGKWGLPGGWIKKRESTDNAAHRLLAELTGMDHIYLEQLKAFGEPDRFPTRRVITIGYYALVKREDYDIKAGFTASDAKWYRINEIPKLIYDHNEILDYSIKNLRNRVRQAPLGFNLLPEKFTLLQLMHLYEEILGIEMDKSNFRRKILHMKLLVALDEKQKDVSHRAAQLYKFDPAIYEKLTQKGFNFEF
- a CDS encoding NUDIX domain-containing protein, which produces MIIEVATENKKIAVDGITIDCVIFGFNKESLEVLLVQHAEGESIGKWGLLGGWLQKEESSDDAAQRILYELTSMDNIYLEQLKAFTNPKRVVERRVVTIGYYTLINREDYNIKASLTVREAKWHKINDIPDLIFDHNEILEFSLVHLQNRVRQAPIGFNLLPEKFTLLQLMHLYEEILGIELEKSNFRRKILHMKLLVGLDEKQQDVSHRAAKLYKFDSEIYKKLTQKGFNFEF